One window of the Lacerta agilis isolate rLacAgi1 chromosome 17, rLacAgi1.pri, whole genome shotgun sequence genome contains the following:
- the RTN4R gene encoding reticulon-4 receptor, with product MKRAIAEGSKLLILVLCLNFPSEVESCPGACVCYSEPKITISCQQQGLGAIPTEIPIQTQRIFLHSNKITVIRSTSFTSCRNMSILWIHSNNISLIEPGAFYGLDKLEELDLSDNTNLRSISPSTFQGLVHLHTLHLDRCGLLELSTGLFRGLFSLQYLYLQDNSLQNLLDDTFLDLANLTYLFLHGNRIKSLSENVFRGLINLDRLLLHQNRVSVIHRRAFHDLGKVMTLYLFNNNLTVLTGETMAPLVSLQYLRLNGNQWVCDCQARSLWDWFKQFKGSSSELECHLPAHLAGRDLKRLQSADLEGCIDSFNQIRTSVFSTKTRTGKLPTADPPLSPHDGGRKCCQPEMDKSFIYEAKAKAGPSSHSSRASSNNPLKDKENIAKTKPQVETDPSKNSSNKQINDSPFGTFPSAVDPPLTNLKPEFLGPIEPSTVPTKKRQGCSKKNKSRSQCRMAQPTQSTTSRLIPSLSISLLVWSLFWSC from the coding sequence GAAGCAAACTGCTAATTTTGGTGCTGTGCTTGAACTTCCCGTCGGAAGTGGAATCCTGCCCAGGGGCTTGCGTATGCTACAGCGAACCCAAGATCACCATCAGCTGCCAACAGCAAGGACTTGGAGCCATCCCCACCGAGATCCCCATCCAGACCCAGCGCATCTTCCTCCACAGCAACAAGATCACCGTGATCCGTTCCACCAGCTTCACCTCCTGCCGAAACATGTCCATCCTCTGGATCCATTCCAACAACATCAGCCTGATCGAACCCGGGGCTTTCTACGGGCTCGACAAGTTggaggagctggacctcagcgacAACACAAACCTGAGGTCCATCAGCCCTTCCACCTTCCAAGGCCTTGTCCACCTCCATACCTTGCACCTCGACCGTTGTGGCCTCCTGGAGCTCTCCACGGGGCTCTTCCGGGGGCTATTCTCTCTGCAGTATCTCTACCTGCAGGACAACAGCCTGCAGAACCTCCTGGATGACACCTTTCTGGATCTTGCTAACCTCACCTATCTGTTTTTGCACGGGAACAGAATAAAGAGTTTGTCGGAAAACGTGTTCCGGGGGTTGATCAACCTGGATCGGCTCCTCTTGCATCAGAACCGGGTCAGTGTGATCCACCGCAGGGCTTTCCACGACCTGGGCAAAGTGATGACCTTGTACCTTTTTAATAACAACCTGACGGTGCTCACGGGAGAGACGATGGCTCCCTTGGTCTCCCTCCAGTATCTCCGCTTGAATGGCAACCAATGGGTTTGCGACTGCCAAGCCCGGTCGCTCTGGGATTGGTTCAAGCAGTTCAAAGGCTCTTCCTCGGAACTCGAGTGCCACCTGCCCGCTCACCTGGCAGGGAGGGACCTCAAACGGCTGCAGAGCGCCGACCTGGAGGGATGCATCGACTCTTTCAACCAGATCAGAACGAGCGTCTTTAGCACTAAGACCAGGACTGGCAAATTGCCAACCGCCGACCCTCCTCTAAGCCCCCACGATGGCGGGCGGAAATGCTGCCAGCCGGAGATGGATAAGTCTTTTATTTATGAAGCCAAAGCCAAGGCAGGCCCGTCTTCCCACAGCAGCCGGGCCTCCTCCAACAATCCCCTCAAGGATAAGGAAAACATCGCCAAAACTAAGCCCCAGGTGGAGACGGACCCctccaaaaacagcagcaacaaacagaTCAACGACTCCCCATTTGGGACCTTCCCCAGTGCAGTGGACCCTCCATTGACCAATTTGAAACCTGAGTTCCTAGGCCCCATCGAACCTTCGACAGTCCCAACCAAAAAGAGGCAGGGGTGTTCGAAAAAGAACAAAAGCAGGTCACAGTGTCGCATGGCTCAGCCCACGCAGAGTACCACCTCACGGCTAATCCCGAGCTTATCGATCTCTCTGTTGGTGTGGAGTCTATTCTGGTCCTGTTGA